From the genome of Desulfatibacillum aliphaticivorans DSM 15576, one region includes:
- a CDS encoding GIY-YIG nuclease family protein, producing MKDAIFVYIMASQRNGTLYIGVTSDLKKRVWEHKQGLAPGFTKQYSAKTLVYYEVHGSMHGAIKREKQLKKWNRAWKIELIEKQNPYWLDLYNRI from the coding sequence TTGAAAGACGCCATTTTTGTTTACATAATGGCAAGCCAAAGAAATGGCACATTGTATATTGGCGTTACTTCCGATTTGAAAAAGCGCGTATGGGAGCATAAACAAGGGCTGGCGCCGGGATTCACAAAACAGTATAGCGCGAAAACTTTGGTTTATTATGAAGTACACGGAAGCATGCATGGGGCTATTAAAAGAGAAAAACAATTGAAAAAATGGAATCGAGCATGGAAAATTGAGCTAATCGAGAAACAAAATCCGTACTGGCTTGATTTATATAACCGCATTTGA
- the aat gene encoding leucyl/phenylalanyl-tRNA--protein transferase, with protein MPVYALSEAICFPDPSLARADGLLAVGGDLSPERLLNAYCMGIFPWYSEGEPILWWSPNPRLILIPSRFHMSSSLKKTLRQKRFAVTLDTAFKDVMAACAAVRQDHGEGTWIVPEMEKAYCRLHQAGFAHSVEAWQDGELAGGLYGVSLGRGFFGESMFFKRSNASKAAFAVLVEFLTAHEFEFIDCQMKTPHLMSLGAEERPRSVFLDMLHQTLEFPTLRGRWSLESENGLA; from the coding sequence ATGCCTGTTTACGCACTTTCCGAAGCCATATGCTTTCCGGACCCCTCCCTGGCCAGAGCCGACGGGCTCCTGGCCGTGGGAGGGGATCTTTCCCCCGAAAGGCTTCTCAACGCCTATTGCATGGGAATTTTCCCATGGTATTCCGAGGGCGAGCCCATCCTGTGGTGGTCCCCCAACCCCCGGCTGATCCTCATTCCTTCCAGGTTCCACATGTCATCCAGCCTGAAAAAAACCTTGCGGCAAAAGCGCTTTGCCGTTACGCTTGATACAGCATTTAAAGACGTCATGGCCGCCTGCGCCGCTGTCCGCCAGGACCATGGGGAAGGCACCTGGATCGTGCCCGAGATGGAAAAGGCCTATTGCCGCCTGCACCAGGCCGGCTTCGCCCATAGCGTGGAAGCCTGGCAGGACGGCGAACTGGCCGGCGGCTTGTACGGAGTGAGCCTGGGGCGGGGATTCTTTGGGGAATCCATGTTTTTTAAAAGATCCAACGCGTCCAAGGCGGCTTTCGCCGTGCTGGTGGAATTTCTTACAGCTCATGAGTTTGAGTTTATTGACTGCCAGATGAAAACGCCCCACCTCATGAGCCTGGGCGCCGAGGAAAGGCCCCGCTCCGTGTTTTTGGACATGCTGCACCAGACCCTGGAATTCCCCACGCTCAGGGGGCGCTGGAGCCTGGAGTCCGAAAACGGCCTGGCGTGA
- the clpA gene encoding ATP-dependent Clp protease ATP-binding subunit ClpA, whose amino-acid sequence MISKDLEIAIGAAVNEAKQRRHEYLCTEHVLYALCHNIEGIDIIEHCGGNVGRILQELERFFTTNLEAVPGEGEYVLQQTLGFSRLLQRAMGHVESAGKTSVEVGDVLAAMFAERDSHAQYFLVNEGITRLDVLNYISHGISVLEDDSPAPEIAPSSRPRKEKEKSPLEAYTTDLVAKAKEGRIDPLIGRADELLRTEQILRRRRKNNPIFVGDPGVGKTAMAEGLALAIAEGKVPDFLETAEIYALDLAGLLAGTKYRGQFEERLKGVINAVQRKDNAILFIDEIHTLVGAGSTTGSSMDASNILKPALASGELRCIGSATYDEYKGHFEKDRALSRRFEKVEIEEPTVNETVKILKGLKSRYEEHHGIQYTEGALQACAELSARHINDRFLPDKAIDVMDEAAASLNMRTSRKRKYVRPKDIEKIVAKVAKIPPRSVSASDLDRLGALESDLKKMVFGQDEAVQTVATAIKRSRAGLASQERPVGSFLFTGPTGVGKTEVAKQLAQTLGIAFLRFDMSEYMEKHAVSRLIGAPPGYVGFDQGGLLTDAVRRTPHCVLLLDEIEKAHEDIFNVLLQVMDHATLTDNNGKKADFRNAILIMTSNAGAREMSSAAIGFGKQNVDSGAKGKQALEKAFSPEFRNRLDSIVTFHNLDVAIMELIVDKFMNELKAQLMPKGVELNLTPKARTWLAQKGYDPKFGARPLGRLIQKRIKDLLADEILFGALTAGGKVRIGLKKDELTFTW is encoded by the coding sequence ATGATCAGTAAGGATTTGGAAATCGCCATTGGCGCCGCGGTCAACGAGGCCAAACAGCGCCGCCACGAATATTTGTGCACGGAGCATGTGTTGTACGCCCTGTGTCACAATATTGAAGGCATCGACATCATAGAGCATTGCGGCGGAAATGTCGGGCGCATTCTCCAGGAGTTGGAGCGCTTTTTCACAACCAACCTGGAAGCCGTTCCCGGAGAGGGCGAGTACGTCCTTCAGCAGACCCTGGGCTTCAGCCGCCTTCTGCAGCGGGCCATGGGCCACGTGGAGTCCGCGGGCAAGACCTCCGTGGAAGTGGGCGACGTCCTGGCCGCCATGTTTGCGGAAAGGGATTCTCACGCCCAGTATTTTCTGGTCAATGAGGGAATCACCCGGCTGGACGTTTTAAATTACATTTCCCACGGTATATCGGTGCTTGAGGACGATTCTCCGGCCCCGGAAATCGCCCCGTCCTCCCGTCCTCGCAAGGAAAAGGAAAAAAGCCCCCTGGAGGCCTACACAACGGATCTGGTCGCCAAGGCAAAGGAGGGGCGCATCGACCCCCTCATAGGCCGGGCCGACGAGCTGCTGCGCACCGAGCAGATACTCCGCCGCCGCCGCAAGAACAACCCCATATTCGTGGGCGATCCCGGCGTGGGAAAGACCGCCATGGCCGAAGGCCTGGCCCTGGCCATCGCCGAGGGCAAGGTTCCCGACTTTCTGGAAACCGCCGAGATTTACGCCCTGGATCTGGCCGGGCTTTTAGCCGGAACCAAATATCGCGGCCAGTTCGAGGAACGCCTCAAAGGGGTGATCAACGCGGTCCAGCGCAAGGACAACGCCATCCTGTTCATCGACGAAATTCACACCCTGGTAGGCGCGGGCTCCACCACGGGCAGCTCCATGGACGCTTCCAACATCCTCAAACCGGCCCTGGCGTCGGGCGAACTCCGCTGCATCGGGTCCGCCACCTATGACGAGTACAAGGGGCATTTTGAAAAGGACCGGGCCTTGTCCCGCCGTTTTGAAAAGGTGGAGATCGAGGAGCCCACGGTGAATGAAACGGTGAAGATTCTCAAGGGCCTCAAATCCCGTTACGAAGAGCACCACGGCATTCAGTACACCGAAGGCGCCCTGCAGGCCTGCGCCGAGCTGTCCGCCCGGCACATCAACGACCGGTTTTTGCCGGATAAGGCCATCGACGTCATGGACGAAGCCGCGGCTTCCCTGAACATGCGCACTTCGCGCAAGAGAAAATACGTCCGGCCCAAAGATATTGAAAAGATCGTGGCCAAGGTGGCCAAAATTCCGCCCCGCAGCGTGTCCGCGTCCGACCTGGATCGCCTGGGCGCCCTGGAGTCCGACCTGAAAAAAATGGTTTTCGGCCAGGACGAGGCGGTGCAGACCGTGGCCACGGCCATCAAACGCTCCCGGGCCGGGCTGGCTTCCCAGGAGCGCCCTGTGGGCTCCTTTTTGTTCACCGGCCCCACCGGCGTGGGCAAGACCGAGGTGGCCAAGCAATTGGCCCAGACCCTGGGCATCGCCTTTTTGCGCTTTGACATGAGCGAGTACATGGAAAAGCACGCCGTGTCCCGTTTGATCGGCGCGCCTCCCGGCTACGTGGGGTTCGACCAGGGCGGCTTGCTTACCGACGCCGTGCGCCGCACGCCCCATTGCGTGCTGCTGCTGGACGAAATCGAAAAGGCCCACGAAGACATTTTCAACGTGCTTTTGCAGGTCATGGATCACGCCACCCTGACGGATAACAACGGTAAAAAAGCAGACTTCCGCAACGCCATTTTGATCATGACCTCCAACGCGGGCGCCCGGGAAATGAGCTCCGCCGCCATCGGGTTCGGCAAGCAAAACGTGGATTCCGGCGCCAAGGGCAAGCAGGCTTTGGAAAAAGCCTTTTCCCCGGAGTTCAGAAACCGCCTGGATTCCATTGTGACCTTCCACAACCTGGATGTTGCCATCATGGAGCTCATTGTGGACAAGTTCATGAACGAGCTTAAAGCCCAGCTTATGCCCAAGGGCGTGGAATTGAACCTGACTCCCAAGGCCCGCACCTGGCTGGCTCAAAAAGGCTACGACCCCAAATTCGGCGCCCGGCCCCTTGGCCGTTTGATCCAGAAAAGGATCAAGGATCTCCTGGCTGACGAAATCCTTTTCGGCGCCCTGACCGCCGGAGGAAAGGTGCGTATTGGCCTGAAAAAAGACGAATTGACCTTTACCTGGTAG
- the clpS gene encoding ATP-dependent Clp protease adapter ClpS encodes MSPDPHEDLGDVLTEPTQKTERPRMFKVLLHNDDYTTMEFVVGVLQRVFNKSVPEATRIMLNVHNRGVGVAGVYTAEVAETKIETVHSMAQADGFPLKCSMEPE; translated from the coding sequence ATGAGTCCCGATCCACATGAAGATCTCGGCGATGTCCTGACAGAGCCGACCCAAAAAACCGAGCGGCCTCGCATGTTCAAGGTCTTGCTCCATAACGACGATTACACCACCATGGAGTTTGTGGTAGGGGTTTTGCAAAGAGTATTTAACAAGTCCGTGCCCGAGGCCACTCGGATTATGCTGAACGTCCACAACCGGGGCGTGGGAGTGGCCGGGGTGTACACGGCGGAGGTTGCAGAAACTAAGATTGAGACAGTGCATTCCATGGCTCAAGCTGACGGTTTTCCCCTCAAGTGCAGCATGGAGCCTGAGTAA